The Deltaproteobacteria bacterium genome includes the window ACTGCTTAAGGAGCGATTCCGCATATGCCATCCACGGTCAAGGGTTTCCGGTTCGCGCAGGTCGAGGCCAGCCTCCGGTACAAGGGGAGGCCCGACCTCGCCCTCATCGTGGCCGATCGTCCGGCGGCGACGGCGGCCGTGTTCACGCAGAACGCGGTCACGGCGGCGCCGGTCCTCCTCTGCCGGGAGCATCTGAAAAAAGCCCCGAAAAGCCGGGCCGTCATCATCAACGCCGGACGGGCGAACGCCTGCACGGGAAAACCGGGCCTCGCCGACGCCCGGCAGACGGCCCGCGCCCTCGCCCGGACGATCGCCTGCCGCCCCGAGGAGGTGCTCACCGCCTCCACCGGGATCATCGGCCAGCGGATCGGCGTGGAAAAGCTCGTCGAGAATGTACCGCCCCTCGTCCATGCACTCCAGCCTGGTTCCATCGAGCCGCTGGCGAAGGCGATCATGACCACCGACACGCGGCCCAAGTTCGCCGAAGCGGGGTTCCAGTCCGGCAGGACGGCCGTCACCGTGCAGGGAATCGCCAAGGGAGCGGGAATGATCGCGCCAAACATGGCGACCCTACTTGCCTTCGCCGTGACCGATGCGGTCGTGCCCCAGACCGCGCTCAGGCAGGCATTCGGCATCGCCACGCGGGATTCGTTCAACGCCATCACCATTGACGGCGACACCTCGACCAACGACACGGCGATACTCATGGCCTCCGGCGCGGCCGGGGCGGAAAACCTCGCGCCCGGCTCGGCGGGTTTCAGGAAGTTTGCCGGTGCGCTGGCCGAGGTGATGACGGCACTCGCCCGGATGGTCGTCTCCGACGGCGAGGGGGCGACCCGGCTGATCCGCGTCGCCGTGACCGGGGCGAGAAGCGAGCCCGAAGCCCGGCGGGCGGCCTTCACCATCGCCAACTCGCCACTGTGCAAGACGGCCTTCGCCGGGGGCGACCCCAATTGGGGGCGGCTCATCGCCGCGGCGGGCCGCGCCGGGGTGAAGCTGAACGGCGAGAAGTTCAGCGTCACCATCGGCGGCGTGCCGGTGGTGAAGCGGGGCGTGCTGCCCAGCATCGAGACCGACAGGGCGGCGGCCGCCGTCATGAAGGGGAGCGAGTTCGACGTGGTGGTGGATCTGGCCAGCGGCAGGGCGAAGGCTTCGGTCTACACCTGCGATTTCACCGAGGGTTATATCCGCATTAATGCGGATTACCGGTCGTGACTTCCCGCTGGCCATCCGGCCCGGCCCGTGCAACCCTCAGCCGGATAGTTTTTTCCCGAAAGGAACTGCGATCATGGACAGGAAAAAAATGATACTGGGCGCGGCGCTGGCCGGCATGATGACCGGGGCGATGGGCTCCGCCGCGAAGGCGATGGGCGGCGCCGACCGCTGCTACGGGGTCAACAAGTGCAAGGGCGTGGGCGCTTGCGGCGGCAAGGACCACACCTGCCACGGCAAGAACGCCTGCAAGGGCCAGGGCTGGCTCATCATTGACAAGGAGACGTGCCTCAAGATCGAGGGCGGATCGCTCACCCCGCCGTGGGAAAAGGACGGCGGCAAGGACGACAAGAAAGAATCCAAGAAGGATTCCAAGAAGAAGTAGCTGGCGGCGTGCATCCAGCCGGGGCCACGCCACCCATGAACAACGCCTTCGGCATCGGCCTCCGGTCCGAGCACTACCAGGACGTGCTGGACGGCCGCGCTGACGGCCTCGGCCGTATCGGCTGGTTCGAGGTCATCAGCGAGAACTACATGGACACGCAGGGGCGGCCGCTCGCGGTCCTGGAACAGGTCCGCCGGGACCGGCCGGTGGCACTGCACGGCGTGGGGCTCTCCATCGGCAGCACCGATCCGCTTTCTCCAGCCTACCTCGGCCGGCTCTCCGCCCTCATCGGGCGGATCGGCCCGGTGATCGTGAGTGACCACCTCTGCTGGACCGGCGTGGGCGGCAGGATCACCCACGACCTCCTGCCGCTCCCGCACACGGAAGAAGCCATCACCCATGTCGCCCGGCGGCTCATCGAGGTCCAGGAACGGCTGGGACGCCAGATCCTGATGGAAAACATCTCGTCCTATATCTGGTACGAACAGTCGGAGATGCCGGAGTGGGAGTTCCTCGGCGAGATCGTCCGGCGGTCGGGCTGCGGCATCCTGCTCGACGTGAACAACATCCACGTCAACTCGGTCAACCACGGGTTCGATCCGCTGGAGTTCGTGAGGAACATCCCCGGCGAAGCCGTCGGGCAGATTCACCTCGCCGGCCACACGGACATGGGCACCTACCTGTTCGACACGCACAGCGCCCCGGTCTGCGATGCGGTCTGGGAACTGTACGGCCAGACGGTCGCTCACCTGGGGCGCGAGATCCCCACGCTGATCGAACGGGACGCGGAGATCCCGCCGCTGGCGGTACTCATCGCCGAAAGCGAGCGGGCCCGGACGGTTTCGGACCGGGCGCTGGCATCCCTGAATCCGGCGGCTGGCGAGGCAACACGGCGATGAAACCGCAGCCGACACTCCGCCAGCTCCAGGAGTTTCTGTACTGGATCATCACCGAGCCCAGGGACGCGGCCGGGATCGTCCAGAACGATCCGGCCGCCTGCCGCGAAAGGCTGGGTGGCGCAGACTGGACGGAAATCTTCGCTCCGAGGCCCGGACGGACCCCGGCCCGGCGGCTCGACGTTTATGCCGACGGCTACCCGGCCCGGATGTTCGATGCCCTCGCCGAAAACTATCCCTCCGTCCGGCGCGTCTGCGGCGACCAGTCCTTCCTGAGTCTCGCCGGACGCTACGCGAGGGCGCATCCTTCCACCCACTACAACCTCGGAGAAGCGGGCCGTCACCTGCCGGACTATCTCAAGGGTGACGCACTCACGGCGGACCTGCCTTTCCTGCCGGACCTCGCGGAACTGGACGCCGCCTGCATGCAGGTGTTCCATGCCTCCGCCCTGCCCCCGCTCGATCCCGGCCGGCTCCAGTCCGCCAGCCCGGACCGGCTGGGCGGCTCACGCCTTGTTTTCCAGAACGCGACGCGGCTTATGGAGTCCCGCTGGCCCGTCGCCACGATCCGCGAAATGAGGGACGTTCCGGACGAAGAGTTCCGCGTGCGTGTGGAGGACAACCCCGAACGGTGCGTCGTGTTCCGGTCGGGGTTTTCCGGCCTCGTCCGCAGGCTGGAGGCGGCCGAGTTCGCGGCCCTGTCGGCCCTCATGACAGGAAGCACCGTCTGGGGGGCGATCGAGGCGGCCGCCACGCATGAAAAGGAACCGCCCGTGGGCGCGTGGTTCGGCGAATGGGTGTCGTCGGGGCTGGTGGTGGACCTTACGCCGCCTGGCTGAGCGGGGCGACCAGCCGGATCAGCGTGATCTCGGAGGCACAGTCCCGGCGCCAGGGAACCGCCGTGTAGCCAAGCCCCCGGTTCACGTACAGTCTCGCATGGTGCGGCGCCATTTCGCGCCGCCGGGCGAACCGGCCCCGGTCGTAGGGGCCGAGCACGCTGGCGATATGCACCCGCCGCCCGCTGGGAAGTTCGAACGAGAGCTGCCCGCCGTGGGTGTGGCCGGAAAGCTGGAGGTCGAAGCCGAGCTTCGCCGCCAGCGGAAACGCATCCGGCCGGTGCGACAGCAGGACGTGATAGCGCGCAGGGTCCATGCCCCTCGCCGCCCACTCCTGGAGCTTGGGGTAGTCCGACGGCGCCGAGAGCGGCGTCATGGGGTCGTCAATCCCCCAGACGGTGAGCCCCGGCAGGGCGTCCGATTCCCACCGCTCGCCGCGCAGCAGCACCGCGTGGGTGTTCTCGCGATACACCTTCGTCAGCCGGTTCGGGCCGAAATAGAAGTCGTGGTTACCCAGGATCGCCAGCACCGCCACGCGGGGGTTCAGCAGGCCGAACGGCTCGATGTAGTCGGGCTCGTACCGGCGGGGCCAGTCCATCGCGTCGCCGGTGATGACGACGAGATCGGGCCTGAGGGCGTTGATCCGGCCGATGTGCGCCGCCCACTGGTCTGCCCGGTGGTAGCGGCCGATGTGCAGATCGGAAACCTGCACGATCTTCGTCCCGTGCAGGTGCGCCAGATGGCCGGGCACCTCCTCGTAGATCTCCTCGATATGGGCGGGATCGGTGTGTCGCTGCCAGATGCTCATCCAGCCTCACAGTCTAGGAGATCGCGGACGGACAGAAAAACGCCCTGTCCCAGGGATGCCCAGCGGCAGAAAAGCCCGTCCCCCTCTCCTTGCACGGAGAAGGGGACCGGGAGATTCGGGCGCTGCTTTCCGCCGGATGCGGTATTCACGCGGGCCTGACGCTGATCCGCTTCGGCTTGTCGGCGTCGCGCTTCGGGAGCCTGAGCTCCAGCACGCCGTCCCTGACCTTCGCCGCCACCTTGTCGTTGTCGATCTGGTAGGGGAGCGTCACGGTGCGGCTGAACTTGCCGACGGTGCGCTCGCGGCGGACGTAGTTCTCCTTTTTCTCCTCGCTCTCGGCCTTGCGCTCGCCGGCGACATAGACCGTGTCGCCCTCGACCGAGATCTCGATGTCGGACGGCGCGACGCCCGGCACGTCCAGCTTCAGGACGTAGCCGTCGTCAGTCTCCACGGCGTCAATGGCCGGCACGGCCGTCGAAACCGCGGCCGACGGGAAATCGCTGAAAAGCCGGTCGAAGTCGGCCCACGGACTGCGGAATGCTGCGGGAACAAGTGGTGAACGGACAAGCATGATGTTTCTCCTTCTTGATGCCTGTAGTGCGCCCGGCCCTCCGCTGCATTTCCTGCCGATGGACCTGGGGCAGCCGCAACCGTGCGGCTCGGCCACTGATCTGTGTCCGCCGGAACAGTTGTCAAGGGAGTTTTTGCGTGAATGTTTTTTCAGGGAAAACCGCACCCTGAAACCCAGAAACCGGAAACAGCGGGATTGACCGCGAAACGGACGTGGTTAGTTTGGGGTTTCTGCCCTACTCTCCCCGTCCGTATGCGGATCATCGCCGGCGAGCTGAAGTCCCGCGCCGTGAAGGCCCCCGAGGGTGCGGGCACGCGCCCCACGTCCGACCGGGTGCGGGAGTCGATCTTCAACATTCTGGCGAGCCTGCTCTCCCGGCAGGATATGCCGTTCGGCAGTTTCGCTCTGGCGCTGGACCTTTTTGCCGGTTCGGGCGCGCTCGCCTTCGAGGCGCTTTCCCGTGGCGTGCCGAGGGCCGTGCTGGTGGAGGCGGACCGGGAGGCGCAGGAGACGATCCGTACCAATGCCCGCTCGCTCGGCGTGACAGGCCGCGTGGACCTGGAACGGTACCGGACCGCCCATTACCTGAAGCGGCTTCAGGAAGCGGGCCAGGCAAAACAGCCGGAACCGGGAGCCGCGCCGTGGCTCATCTTCGCCGATCCGCCCTATGCCGAGACCGATTACGACGCCCTCCTTGCCTTGCTCGACTCACCGGTTAGCATTCCGCCCGGTTCCATCGCCGTCATCGAGCATTCGGCCCGCAACGGGCCGGACCCGGACAGGCGGTGGACCCGGCTCGAACCGGTTTCGGAGCATGCCTGGGGCGACACGCGAGTCCGGGTGTACCGGTACCGGGCTGACGGGGAAGGGAAGCATCCTTGAAGACAGCGGTCTACGCCGGCACCTTTGATCCGCCCACCAACGGCCACCTGAACGTGATCGAACGGGCGGCGGGCGTCGCCGAGAAGCTCATCATCACGATCGCCAACAACACCTCCAAGAAGGCGGTCTTCGCGCCCGCCGAACGGGTCGATCTGCTCCGCGGGCTGGTGAAGCACCTGCCCAACGTGGAGGTGGACCTCTTCGAGGGCCTTCTCGTGGACTACATGCACAAGCAGGGCGCGACGGTCATCATCCGGGGCGTGCGGTCGTTCTCCGACTTCGAGTACGAATTCCAGATGGCCCTCAGCAACAAGCAGATGCGGCCGGAGATCGAAACCCTGTTCATGGTGACCGAGAGCCGCTATTCGCACCTGTCCAGCACGCTCATCAAGGAGATCATCATGCTGGGCGGCGACACCCACGGCATGATTCCCGCCGGTGTCGAGAAGCTGCTCCGCGACAAGCTCCGGAAATCCTGACGCCCGCCCCCGCGCCCGCTGCTTCCGTTCTTGCCGCCGCTGGCGGCACCGGCTAGGGGACTGCTTCCCCGGCGGCAGACGGCTCCAGGATACCGGCCGCGGCGGAAGAAAGCCCCTCCATGAAGCTCAAGCTCGCCTCCCGCAACGCCCGCATCCAGCCCTCGGCCACGCTGGCCATCACGGCCAAGGCGAACGAGCTGAAGGCCAAGGGGATCGACGTGGTGGGGTTTGGCGCTGGCGAGCCCGATTTCGACACGCCCGACCACATCAAGCAGGCAGCCAAGACCGCGCTCGACAAGGGGCAGACCAAATACACCCCGGTCGGCGGCACGAAGGAACTGAAGGAAACCGTCTGCGCCAAGTTCAGGCGGGACTACGGCCTCGACTACACGCCGGCCGAAATCCTGATCTCGGTGGGCGGCAAGCACTCGCTGTTCAACATCTTCATGGCACTGGTGGAGGAAGGCGACGAGGTCATCATCCCCGCCCCGTACTGGGTGAGTTACCCGGAGATGGTCGCCTTCTGCGGCGGAACGCCGGTCTGCGTGCCCACGAAGGAGTCGAACGGCTTCTGCATGACCCCGGCGGAACTGGAAGCGGCCATCACGCCAAGGACGAAGATCTTCATCCTCAACTCGCCATCGAACCCGACTGGCGGCATGTACAGCGAGGAGCATATCCGCGCCCTGGCAGCGGTGCTCGAAAAGCACCCGGACATCTGGATCGTGTCGGACGACATCTACGAGAAGCTCACCTATGACGGGATGAGGTTCTTTTCCATCGCGACGATCTCGCCCGCATGGAAGGCCCGCACCATCGTCTGCAACGGCATGAGCAAGGCCTATTCCATGACCGGGTGGCGGATCGGCTTCACCGCCGCGCCAAAAGACCTGACCTCCGCCATGGACACGATCCAGGGTCAGTCCACCTCGAACCCCACGTCGATCGCACAGGCGGCCTCGGTCGCCGGCCTCAGCGGCGACCATTCGTTCCTCACCGCCTGGGTGGCGGAGTTCGACAGGCGCCGCCGCTATATCGTCGAGCGGCTGAACCGGATTCCCGGCATCTCGTGCTTCACGCCGAAGGGGGCCTTCTACGCCTTCCCGAACATCTCCGGGCTGCTTGGCAAGAAGACCCCGTCGGGCAAGACGCTCACCGATTCGATGGGCGTGGCCGCCTGGCTGATCGAGGAGCACAACGTCGCCGTCGTGCCCGGCGCGCCATTCGGCGCCGAGGGGTTCATGCGGCTTTCCTACGCCACGTCAATGGAGCAGATCACCAAGGGGCTCGACCGGATCGAGACGGCCGCCAAATCCCTGAAGTAGGCCGGAAGCCCGGCCTGCCCCGGCGGCCTCTCCTTTTCAGGAGTCTGCCGCCAGGGCTCCAGGATCTTTTCTAGTCCCTCAGGTTCCCGTTCTTCCGGAGGAAGGCGGGAACGTCGAGGTTCGCCATGTCGATCGACGGTCCCGTGAACCGCCGCCGGGCGGGCGGAGGCTGGGACGTGCCGGCGGCCGGAGCCACCCGCGTCTGGGTCGAATCGAGATCGCGGGCCGTATCGTCCTGCGCGGCCAGCGACTCCCTCGGGTTCGGCGTCACCCGGGTCATCTCGCCGTTGGGCATGGTGAGCCGGATCGAGGGTGGCGGGGGCGGCGTGGTCATCACCGTCGCGCCGGGATTTACGCCGTTCCAGCTCTGCGAGGCGGCATAGACACGCTGGCTGCGGTCCACGGCCGGTATGGGCGCCGTGATGGCCTGCCGGCCGGTCACTTCCGGCTGCGGCTGCGCTGCCGTCACGAAACCCGTCGCCACCACCGTCACGCGCACCCATTCGCCCATCGAGTCGTCGATCACCGTGCCAACGATGATGTTCGCCTCGTC containing:
- a CDS encoding pyridoxal phosphate-dependent aminotransferase, which translates into the protein MKLKLASRNARIQPSATLAITAKANELKAKGIDVVGFGAGEPDFDTPDHIKQAAKTALDKGQTKYTPVGGTKELKETVCAKFRRDYGLDYTPAEILISVGGKHSLFNIFMALVEEGDEVIIPAPYWVSYPEMVAFCGGTPVCVPTKESNGFCMTPAELEAAITPRTKIFILNSPSNPTGGMYSEEHIRALAAVLEKHPDIWIVSDDIYEKLTYDGMRFFSIATISPAWKARTIVCNGMSKAYSMTGWRIGFTAAPKDLTSAMDTIQGQSTSNPTSIAQAASVAGLSGDHSFLTAWVAEFDRRRRYIVERLNRIPGISCFTPKGAFYAFPNISGLLGKKTPSGKTLTDSMGVAAWLIEEHNVAVVPGAPFGAEGFMRLSYATSMEQITKGLDRIETAAKSLK
- a CDS encoding DUF692 domain-containing protein — its product is MNNAFGIGLRSEHYQDVLDGRADGLGRIGWFEVISENYMDTQGRPLAVLEQVRRDRPVALHGVGLSIGSTDPLSPAYLGRLSALIGRIGPVIVSDHLCWTGVGGRITHDLLPLPHTEEAITHVARRLIEVQERLGRQILMENISSYIWYEQSEMPEWEFLGEIVRRSGCGILLDVNNIHVNSVNHGFDPLEFVRNIPGEAVGQIHLAGHTDMGTYLFDTHSAPVCDAVWELYGQTVAHLGREIPTLIERDAEIPPLAVLIAESERARTVSDRALASLNPAAGEATRR
- the coaD gene encoding pantetheine-phosphate adenylyltransferase: MKTAVYAGTFDPPTNGHLNVIERAAGVAEKLIITIANNTSKKAVFAPAERVDLLRGLVKHLPNVEVDLFEGLLVDYMHKQGATVIIRGVRSFSDFEYEFQMALSNKQMRPEIETLFMVTESRYSHLSSTLIKEIIMLGGDTHGMIPAGVEKLLRDKLRKS
- a CDS encoding Hsp20/alpha crystallin family protein, producing MLVRSPLVPAAFRSPWADFDRLFSDFPSAAVSTAVPAIDAVETDDGYVLKLDVPGVAPSDIEISVEGDTVYVAGERKAESEEKKENYVRRERTVGKFSRTVTLPYQIDNDKVAAKVRDGVLELRLPKRDADKPKRISVRPA
- a CDS encoding metallophosphoesterase, with translation MSIWQRHTDPAHIEEIYEEVPGHLAHLHGTKIVQVSDLHIGRYHRADQWAAHIGRINALRPDLVVITGDAMDWPRRYEPDYIEPFGLLNPRVAVLAILGNHDFYFGPNRLTKVYRENTHAVLLRGERWESDALPGLTVWGIDDPMTPLSAPSDYPKLQEWAARGMDPARYHVLLSHRPDAFPLAAKLGFDLQLSGHTHGGQLSFELPSGRRVHIASVLGPYDRGRFARRREMAPHHARLYVNRGLGYTAVPWRRDCASEITLIRLVAPLSQAA
- a CDS encoding putative DNA-binding domain-containing protein; this translates as MKPQPTLRQLQEFLYWIITEPRDAAGIVQNDPAACRERLGGADWTEIFAPRPGRTPARRLDVYADGYPARMFDALAENYPSVRRVCGDQSFLSLAGRYARAHPSTHYNLGEAGRHLPDYLKGDALTADLPFLPDLAELDAACMQVFHASALPPLDPGRLQSASPDRLGGSRLVFQNATRLMESRWPVATIREMRDVPDEEFRVRVEDNPERCVVFRSGFSGLVRRLEAAEFAALSALMTGSTVWGAIEAAATHEKEPPVGAWFGEWVSSGLVVDLTPPG
- the argJ gene encoding bifunctional glutamate N-acetyltransferase/amino-acid acetyltransferase ArgJ, which translates into the protein MPSTVKGFRFAQVEASLRYKGRPDLALIVADRPAATAAVFTQNAVTAAPVLLCREHLKKAPKSRAVIINAGRANACTGKPGLADARQTARALARTIACRPEEVLTASTGIIGQRIGVEKLVENVPPLVHALQPGSIEPLAKAIMTTDTRPKFAEAGFQSGRTAVTVQGIAKGAGMIAPNMATLLAFAVTDAVVPQTALRQAFGIATRDSFNAITIDGDTSTNDTAILMASGAAGAENLAPGSAGFRKFAGALAEVMTALARMVVSDGEGATRLIRVAVTGARSEPEARRAAFTIANSPLCKTAFAGGDPNWGRLIAAAGRAGVKLNGEKFSVTIGGVPVVKRGVLPSIETDRAAAAVMKGSEFDVVVDLASGRAKASVYTCDFTEGYIRINADYRS
- a CDS encoding RsmD family RNA methyltransferase produces the protein MRIIAGELKSRAVKAPEGAGTRPTSDRVRESIFNILASLLSRQDMPFGSFALALDLFAGSGALAFEALSRGVPRAVLVEADREAQETIRTNARSLGVTGRVDLERYRTAHYLKRLQEAGQAKQPEPGAAPWLIFADPPYAETDYDALLALLDSPVSIPPGSIAVIEHSARNGPDPDRRWTRLEPVSEHAWGDTRVRVYRYRADGEGKHP